The Mycolicibacterium smegmatis genome has a window encoding:
- the mceG gene encoding ABC transporter ATP-binding protein MceG, which yields MGVQIDVTGLSKSFGSSKIWEDVTMSIPAGEVSVLLGPSGTGKSVFLKSLIGLLRPERGSIVIDGTDILQCSAKELYEIRTLFGVLFQDGALFGSMNIYDNTAFPLREHTKKSESEIRKIVMEKLDLVGMPNDGHKFPGEISGGMRKRAGLARALVLDPEIILCDEPDSGLDPVRTAYLSQLLIDINAQIDATVLIVTHNINIARTVPDNMGMLFRKQLVMFGPREVLLTSEEPVVKQFLNGRRIGPIGMSEEKDEATAAAEQALVDAGQHDGGVEEIEGVPPQLQATPGMPERKAVARRKARVREILHTLPPAAQAAILEELDRDQPQLSAPTAQTAATAPVENYDDSPTGVIEVPKQA from the coding sequence ATGGGCGTCCAAATCGACGTGACGGGGTTGAGCAAGTCTTTCGGGTCGTCAAAGATCTGGGAAGACGTGACCATGTCGATCCCGGCCGGCGAGGTGAGCGTGCTGCTGGGCCCCTCCGGTACCGGCAAATCCGTGTTCCTGAAGTCGCTGATCGGTTTGCTCCGCCCCGAACGTGGCTCCATCGTCATCGACGGCACCGACATCCTGCAGTGCTCGGCCAAGGAGCTCTACGAGATCCGCACGCTGTTCGGTGTGCTGTTCCAGGACGGCGCGCTGTTCGGCTCGATGAACATCTACGACAACACCGCGTTCCCGCTCCGTGAGCACACCAAGAAGAGCGAGAGCGAAATCCGCAAGATCGTGATGGAGAAGCTCGACCTGGTCGGTATGCCCAACGACGGGCACAAGTTCCCCGGTGAGATCTCCGGCGGTATGCGCAAGCGCGCCGGTCTGGCCCGCGCACTCGTGCTCGATCCGGAGATCATCCTCTGCGACGAGCCGGACTCGGGTCTGGACCCGGTGCGTACGGCCTACCTGTCGCAGCTGCTGATCGACATCAACGCGCAGATCGACGCGACCGTGCTGATCGTGACGCACAACATCAACATCGCCCGCACCGTGCCCGACAACATGGGCATGCTGTTCCGCAAGCAGCTGGTGATGTTCGGCCCGCGTGAGGTGCTTCTGACCAGCGAGGAGCCGGTGGTCAAGCAGTTCCTCAACGGCCGCCGTATCGGCCCGATCGGTATGTCGGAGGAGAAGGACGAGGCCACCGCGGCCGCCGAGCAGGCCCTGGTGGACGCCGGCCAGCACGACGGCGGTGTCGAGGAGATCGAGGGTGTGCCGCCGCAGCTGCAGGCCACCCCGGGTATGCCCGAGCGCAAGGCCGTGGCCCGCCGTAAGGCCCGCGTGCGCGAGATCCTGCACACCCTGCCGCCCGCCGCGCAGGCCGCGATCCTCGAAGAGCTCGACCGCGACCAGCCGCAGCTGTCCGCCCCGACCGCCCAGACGGCCGCCACCGCGCCCGTCGAGAACTACGACGACTCGCCGACGGGCGTCATCGAGGTGCCCAAGCAGGCGTGA
- the rpoB gene encoding DNA-directed RNA polymerase subunit beta has translation MLEGCILAVSSQSKSNAITNNSVPGAPNRVSFAKLREPLEVPGLLDVQTDSFEWLVGSDRWRQAAIDRGEENPVGGLEEVLAELSPIEDFSGSMSLSFSDPRFDEVKASVDECKDKDMTYAAPLFVTAEFINNNTGEIKSQTVFMGDFPMMTEKGTFIINGTERVVVSQLVRSPGVYFDETIDKSTEKTLHSVKVIPGRGAWLEFDVDKRDTVGVRIDRKRRQPVTVLLKALGWTNEQIVERFGFSEIMMGTLEKDTTSGTDEALLDIYRKLRPGEPPTKESAQTLLENLFFKEKRYDLARVGRYKVNKKLGLNAGKPITSSTLTEEDVVATIEYLVRLHEGQTSMTVPGGVEVPVEVDDIDHFGNRRLRTVGELIQNQIRVGLSRMERVVRERMTTQDVEAITPQTLINIRPVVAAIKEFFGTSQLSQFMDQNNPLSGLTHKRRLSALGPGGLSRERAGLEVRDVHPSHYGRMCPIETPEGPNIGLIGSLSVYARVNPFGFIETPYRKVENGVVTDQIDYLTADEEDRHVVAQANSPTDENGRFTEDRVMVRKKGGEVEFVSADQVDYMDVSPRQMVSVATAMIPFLEHDDANRALMGANMQRQAVPLVRSEAPLVGTGMELRAAIDAGDVVVADKTGVIEEVSADYITVMADDGTRQSYRLRKFARSNHGTCANQRPIVDAGQRVEAGQVIADGPCTQNGEMALGKNLLVAIMPWEGHNYEDAIILSNRLVEEDVLTSIHIEEHEIDARDTKLGAEEITRDIPNVSDEVLADLDERGIVRIGAEVRDGDILVGKVTPKGETELTPEERLLRAIFGEKAREVRDTSLKVPHGESGKVIGIRVFSREDDDELPAGVNELVRVYVAQKRKISDGDKLAGRHGNKGVIGKILPVEDMPFLPDGTPVDIILNTHGVPRRMNIGQILETHLGWVAKAGWNIDVAAGVPDWASKLPEELYSAPADSTVATPVFDGAQEGELAGLLGSTLPNRDGEVMVNADGKATLFDGRSGEPFPYPVTVGYMYILKLHHLVDDKIHARSTGPYSMITQQPLGGKAQFGGQRFGEMECWAMQAYGAAYTLQELLTIKSDDTVGRVKVYEAIVKGENIPEPGIPESFKVLLKELQSLCLNVEVLSSDGAAIEMRDGDDEDLERAAANLGINLSRNESASVEDLA, from the coding sequence GTGCTGGAAGGATGCATCTTGGCAGTCTCTAGCCAGAGCAAGTCGAACGCTATCACCAATAACTCCGTCCCAGGGGCACCGAACCGAGTTTCATTTGCCAAGCTCCGTGAACCGCTTGAGGTTCCGGGGCTGCTCGACGTTCAGACGGATTCCTTCGAGTGGCTGGTCGGGTCCGACCGGTGGCGGCAGGCCGCCATCGACCGCGGCGAGGAGAACCCCGTCGGCGGCCTCGAAGAGGTCCTCGCCGAGCTTTCCCCCATCGAGGATTTCTCGGGCTCGATGTCACTGTCCTTCTCGGATCCGCGCTTCGACGAGGTCAAGGCCTCGGTCGACGAGTGCAAAGACAAGGACATGACGTACGCGGCCCCGCTGTTCGTCACGGCTGAGTTCATCAACAACAACACCGGCGAGATCAAGAGCCAGACGGTCTTCATGGGTGACTTCCCGATGATGACCGAAAAGGGCACCTTCATCATCAACGGCACCGAGCGCGTCGTGGTGTCGCAGCTGGTCCGTTCGCCGGGCGTGTACTTCGACGAGACCATCGACAAGTCCACCGAGAAGACGCTGCACAGCGTCAAGGTGATCCCCGGCCGCGGTGCGTGGCTGGAGTTCGACGTCGACAAGCGCGACACCGTCGGTGTGCGTATCGACCGCAAGCGCCGCCAGCCGGTCACCGTGCTGCTCAAGGCGCTCGGTTGGACCAACGAGCAGATCGTGGAGCGCTTCGGCTTCTCCGAGATCATGATGGGCACGCTGGAGAAGGACACCACCTCCGGCACCGACGAGGCCCTGCTCGACATCTACCGCAAGCTGCGCCCGGGCGAGCCGCCGACCAAGGAGTCCGCGCAGACCCTGCTGGAGAACCTGTTCTTCAAGGAGAAGCGCTACGACCTGGCCCGTGTGGGCCGTTACAAGGTCAACAAGAAGCTGGGCCTGAACGCGGGCAAGCCGATCACCAGCTCGACGCTGACCGAAGAGGACGTCGTCGCGACCATCGAGTACCTGGTGCGTCTGCACGAGGGTCAGACCTCGATGACCGTCCCGGGTGGCGTCGAGGTTCCCGTCGAGGTCGACGACATCGACCACTTCGGCAACCGTCGTCTGCGCACCGTCGGTGAGCTGATCCAGAACCAGATCCGCGTGGGCCTGTCCCGCATGGAGCGTGTCGTGCGTGAGCGCATGACCACCCAGGACGTCGAGGCGATCACGCCGCAGACCCTGATCAACATCCGTCCCGTCGTGGCGGCGATCAAGGAGTTCTTCGGCACCAGCCAGCTGTCGCAGTTCATGGACCAGAACAACCCGCTGTCGGGTCTGACCCACAAGCGTCGTCTTTCGGCGCTGGGCCCCGGCGGTCTGTCCCGTGAGCGCGCTGGCCTCGAGGTCCGCGACGTGCACCCCAGCCACTACGGCCGCATGTGCCCGATCGAGACCCCTGAGGGTCCCAACATCGGTCTGATCGGTTCGCTGTCGGTGTACGCCCGCGTGAACCCGTTCGGCTTCATCGAGACGCCGTACCGCAAGGTCGAGAACGGTGTGGTCACCGACCAGATCGACTACCTGACCGCCGACGAGGAGGACCGCCACGTCGTGGCGCAGGCCAACTCGCCGACCGACGAGAACGGCCGCTTCACCGAGGACCGCGTCATGGTCCGCAAGAAGGGCGGCGAGGTCGAGTTCGTCTCCGCCGACCAGGTGGACTACATGGACGTCTCGCCGCGCCAGATGGTGTCGGTCGCTACGGCCATGATCCCGTTCCTCGAGCACGACGACGCCAACCGCGCCCTGATGGGTGCCAACATGCAGCGCCAGGCGGTTCCGCTGGTGCGCAGCGAGGCACCGCTGGTGGGTACCGGTATGGAACTGCGCGCCGCGATCGACGCCGGTGACGTGGTCGTCGCCGACAAGACCGGTGTCATCGAGGAGGTCTCGGCCGACTACATCACGGTCATGGCCGACGACGGCACGCGTCAGTCCTACCGCCTGCGCAAGTTCGCCCGGTCCAACCACGGCACGTGCGCCAACCAGCGTCCGATCGTGGACGCCGGCCAGCGTGTCGAGGCCGGCCAGGTCATCGCCGACGGCCCCTGCACCCAGAACGGTGAGATGGCCCTGGGCAAGAACCTGCTCGTGGCGATCATGCCGTGGGAAGGCCACAACTACGAGGACGCGATCATCCTCTCGAACCGCCTGGTCGAAGAGGACGTGCTCACCTCGATCCACATCGAGGAGCACGAGATCGATGCCCGCGACACCAAGCTGGGCGCCGAGGAGATCACCCGGGACATCCCGAACGTCTCCGACGAGGTGCTCGCTGACCTCGACGAGCGCGGCATCGTCCGCATCGGCGCCGAGGTCCGCGACGGCGACATCCTGGTCGGCAAGGTCACCCCGAAGGGTGAGACCGAGCTGACCCCGGAGGAGCGGCTGCTCCGCGCGATCTTCGGTGAGAAGGCGCGCGAGGTCCGCGACACGTCGCTGAAGGTCCCGCACGGTGAGTCGGGCAAGGTCATCGGCATCCGCGTGTTCAGCCGCGAGGACGACGACGAGCTGCCCGCGGGCGTCAACGAGCTGGTCCGCGTCTACGTCGCCCAGAAGCGCAAGATCTCCGACGGCGACAAGCTCGCCGGACGCCACGGCAACAAGGGCGTCATCGGCAAGATCCTGCCCGTCGAGGACATGCCGTTCCTGCCGGACGGCACGCCGGTCGACATCATCCTGAACACCCACGGTGTGCCGCGTCGTATGAACATCGGCCAGATCCTGGAGACCCACCTCGGGTGGGTGGCCAAGGCCGGCTGGAACATCGACGTCGCCGCGGGCGTGCCGGACTGGGCGTCCAAGCTGCCCGAGGAGCTGTACTCGGCTCCCGCGGACAGCACGGTGGCGACCCCGGTGTTCGACGGCGCGCAGGAAGGCGAGCTCGCCGGTCTGCTCGGCTCGACCCTGCCGAACCGCGATGGTGAGGTCATGGTCAACGCCGACGGCAAGGCGACGCTGTTCGACGGCCGCAGTGGTGAACCGTTCCCGTACCCGGTGACGGTTGGCTACATGTACATCCTGAAGCTGCACCACCTGGTCGACGACAAGATCCACGCGCGTTCGACCGGTCCGTACTCGATGATCACCCAGCAGCCGCTCGGTGGTAAGGCGCAGTTCGGTGGTCAGCGCTTCGGTGAGATGGAATGTTGGGCCATGCAGGCGTACGGCGCTGCCTACACCCTGCAGGAACTGCTGACCATCAAGTCCGACGACACGGTGGGCCGCGTCAAGGTGTACGAGGCGATCGTCAAGGGCGAGAACATCCCTGAACCCGGTATCCCCGAGTCGTTCAAGGTGTTGCTCAAGGAGCTGCAGTCGCTGTGCCTCAACGTCGAGGTGCTCTCCAGCGACGGCGCGGCGATCGAGATGCGTGACGGTGACGACGAGGACCTGGAGCGCGCTGCCGCGAACCTGGGAATCAACCTGTCCCGCAACGAATCCGCGTCCGTCGAGGATCTCGCGTAG